One Ruficoccus amylovorans genomic window carries:
- a CDS encoding RraA family protein, with product MKSAYLDKTNGVADVNGKLAGIDHCTMLALKRWNTPTIYNGWEQVTDHDIARECFNLEPVRDFMPQMGPMVGRAITVVFEPSNPKHRENASAWSEYYAYVASVPGPKIAVVQDLDKPVMKGAFWGEVNSNIHKSLGCIGTIVDGAIRDVDEMNNAGFKALARGMCVGHAYSTPVRWGVSVEVFGVEVEPGRLIHADKHGFLVIPPEDEVGLLEAAEFMDRNECNTLIPSGRSATGKTIPQLLETIKQAGMRSGQAIKEQFGRRGEW from the coding sequence ATGAAAAGCGCATATCTTGATAAAACCAATGGAGTTGCCGACGTGAACGGCAAGCTGGCCGGCATCGACCATTGCACTATGCTAGCGCTCAAGCGATGGAACACGCCGACCATTTACAATGGCTGGGAGCAGGTCACTGACCATGATATCGCCCGGGAATGCTTTAACCTGGAACCTGTCCGCGATTTCATGCCCCAGATGGGACCCATGGTCGGACGGGCCATCACCGTTGTATTTGAGCCCAGCAACCCCAAGCACCGCGAGAACGCGTCGGCGTGGAGCGAGTACTACGCCTATGTGGCCTCCGTGCCCGGCCCCAAAATCGCCGTGGTGCAGGATTTGGACAAGCCTGTGATGAAGGGCGCATTCTGGGGCGAAGTGAACAGTAATATCCACAAGTCTCTGGGGTGTATCGGCACGATTGTCGATGGTGCCATCCGGGATGTCGATGAGATGAATAACGCCGGGTTCAAGGCCCTGGCGCGTGGCATGTGTGTCGGCCACGCCTACAGCACGCCGGTGCGCTGGGGTGTCTCCGTGGAGGTGTTCGGGGTCGAGGTCGAGCCCGGACGCTTGATCCATGCGGATAAGCACGGCTTTCTGGTCATCCCCCCTGAGGACGAAGTCGGGCTGTTGGAGGCTGCCGAGTTCATGGACCGCAACGAGTGTAATACGTTGATCCCGTCCGGCCGCTCCGCGACAGGGAAAACTATCCCGCAGCTACTCGAAACCATCAAGCAGGCCGGCATGCGCTCGGGGCAGGCGATCAAGGAACAGTTTGGCCGCCGCGGAGAGTGGTAA
- a CDS encoding DUF6259 domain-containing protein, which yields MHYPLSCFFAGVFVLLQTAQADTVRTLEADGWSATVDAGTLTGLTGPDGRPLWEAPSAPYGPGVVLDEKTLRAAPGDVRWGADGTAVASSFAGVDGLRVNTRFTLDAQRNELVVEQEASSPQPGLAGVEWSVGPLPLESKIIIPAGGGTQIDADTPERVLSFNYPMFWEAQLAIVQITPDKGFYLWSEDSEHCFKRLQLVRTDAGWMMNLTVYNYAPFDTLTTARTPPWRIGVYQGDWRVPAKAYRDWRDAFMHPLPLTRQQPSWVANTRVQVLNDGDTDRLEALAKQLDPSQVLLYILHWRKQEFDRDYPEYSEFAQTTLPMIKRAHELGFRVMLHVNHFSVTDTHSSFREKYADVITRSPFGQHEMLAYKNTRIKPPIVNYYVNPASRAWREDFVGRMKELVELSGVDALHLDQNVHVHNDYNGLIDGMTYVQGVQALHRELREALPQVALCGEGVNELTFPYLSFAQRTVWSAMRGTIDRSSIGNGHPVSAYLFRPYVKFVGWPGYPSGYEQPQLYAAWWEDYRSWGVIPSIKVLRRAPDDLLEPQGFFEQQMDEARFWTENRVDQDVDGRWPPDVAFPFLTADGRPVYRMKDRSTLCAGEEISRTLSDITATDLPGHVEGWLFYNKDEIFGLNPVQWYPYFKEPRDLSAFHIEQLPEGVRPVAVTASVASLLVELEADDSGVLVDLGNMPERLTGGLRDTSGQETLLELPIEGRSNASLLGGGGVLRLTPPGTAPMDTDAEGDLVNKAQGLGEVFARCTLTLPEGPAQFLSEVGMDGRAEKKSDGMDFTVVVSDGERTATKTVFTALGARQPLNLDLAPFAGREVTVTLLAGAGPANDATKDQGLWYHPRIVTSAPGAEDSALAFVSGKSPWRWLAVDGELMEIAQLPQEGDRRLASGLPTPDCLLFLAQAPFPAEVPGVLDEAPVAYTVMDRYGYVEGERGGLTLPRLSRAIVPAGSVVRVDIPLSLQELTSPVVVEIDLSLAAPSPQLKLELRWNGHRITLHQEEEEPGSFVFRSEPVDIPGGVGLLSLTLDAKACRSDVTLASLEVLMDTDF from the coding sequence ATGCATTACCCTCTGTCTTGTTTTTTTGCCGGTGTTTTTGTGCTGCTTCAGACGGCGCAAGCGGACACGGTGCGTACTCTGGAGGCCGACGGCTGGTCGGCGACGGTGGATGCTGGCACGCTCACCGGTTTGACTGGCCCTGACGGTCGCCCGTTGTGGGAGGCACCGTCGGCTCCGTATGGACCGGGGGTGGTGCTCGATGAGAAAACGCTCCGTGCCGCCCCGGGGGATGTGCGCTGGGGGGCTGATGGGACGGCGGTTGCCTCATCTTTTGCCGGTGTGGACGGACTGCGGGTAAACACGCGTTTTACTCTGGATGCCCAACGCAATGAGCTGGTGGTCGAGCAGGAGGCGTCCTCACCCCAGCCCGGACTGGCCGGGGTGGAGTGGTCGGTCGGCCCCCTTCCGCTGGAGAGTAAGATTATCATTCCGGCGGGAGGCGGTACCCAGATCGATGCGGATACTCCCGAGCGAGTCCTGTCTTTTAACTATCCCATGTTCTGGGAGGCGCAGCTGGCGATTGTTCAGATCACACCGGATAAGGGGTTTTACCTCTGGAGCGAAGACAGCGAACACTGTTTCAAGCGCCTGCAGCTCGTGCGCACGGATGCGGGCTGGATGATGAATCTGACGGTTTATAACTATGCACCTTTCGACACACTGACCACGGCCCGGACGCCCCCCTGGCGCATCGGGGTTTATCAGGGGGACTGGCGCGTGCCGGCCAAGGCCTACCGCGACTGGCGGGACGCGTTCATGCACCCCTTGCCGCTTACCCGACAGCAGCCCTCCTGGGTGGCGAACACGCGGGTGCAGGTGCTCAATGACGGCGATACGGATCGGCTGGAAGCGCTGGCCAAGCAGCTCGACCCTTCTCAGGTGTTGCTTTATATCCTGCATTGGCGAAAGCAGGAGTTTGACCGGGACTATCCGGAGTACTCGGAGTTCGCGCAGACTACCCTGCCGATGATCAAGCGCGCGCATGAGCTTGGGTTCCGCGTCATGCTGCATGTTAACCACTTTTCCGTCACGGATACGCATTCGAGCTTCCGCGAAAAGTACGCGGATGTGATCACGCGCAGCCCGTTTGGCCAGCATGAGATGCTCGCGTACAAAAATACCCGCATCAAGCCGCCGATTGTAAACTATTACGTGAATCCGGCCAGTCGGGCGTGGCGTGAGGATTTCGTTGGCCGGATGAAGGAGTTGGTTGAACTCAGTGGCGTTGATGCCTTGCACCTGGATCAGAATGTTCACGTGCATAATGACTATAACGGCCTCATCGATGGCATGACCTATGTCCAGGGCGTGCAGGCGCTTCACCGCGAGTTGCGCGAGGCGCTGCCCCAGGTTGCGCTTTGCGGCGAGGGCGTGAACGAGCTGACGTTCCCTTACTTGAGCTTTGCGCAGCGCACCGTGTGGTCGGCTATGCGGGGCACGATCGACCGTTCGAGTATCGGCAACGGGCACCCCGTCAGTGCCTACCTGTTCCGCCCCTATGTCAAGTTCGTGGGGTGGCCGGGGTATCCCTCGGGCTATGAGCAGCCGCAGCTCTACGCGGCCTGGTGGGAGGACTACCGCAGTTGGGGCGTGATCCCCTCGATCAAGGTCCTGCGGCGTGCCCCGGACGACCTGTTGGAACCGCAGGGGTTTTTCGAGCAGCAGATGGACGAGGCGCGCTTCTGGACGGAAAACCGCGTCGATCAGGACGTGGATGGCCGCTGGCCGCCGGACGTGGCATTCCCCTTTCTCACTGCGGACGGACGGCCGGTTTACCGCATGAAAGACCGCTCCACCCTTTGCGCCGGGGAGGAGATCAGCCGGACTTTGTCCGATATCACGGCGACGGATTTACCCGGCCATGTCGAAGGGTGGCTCTTTTATAACAAGGATGAGATCTTTGGTCTTAATCCGGTGCAATGGTACCCGTACTTCAAAGAGCCTCGCGATCTTTCGGCCTTCCACATTGAGCAGTTGCCCGAGGGGGTGCGCCCGGTGGCGGTGACCGCTTCGGTCGCCAGTCTGCTGGTCGAACTGGAGGCCGATGACTCCGGTGTGCTGGTGGACCTGGGGAATATGCCAGAGCGGTTGACCGGCGGGCTGCGTGACACCTCGGGGCAGGAAACCCTGCTGGAGTTGCCCATTGAGGGGCGCAGTAACGCCAGCTTGCTGGGCGGGGGCGGCGTCTTGCGCCTGACGCCTCCGGGGACCGCCCCCATGGATACGGATGCGGAGGGCGACCTGGTCAACAAGGCACAGGGGCTGGGAGAGGTCTTTGCACGTTGCACCTTGACCCTGCCGGAGGGGCCCGCGCAATTCCTCTCGGAGGTGGGCATGGACGGTCGGGCCGAGAAAAAGAGCGATGGCATGGACTTTACGGTCGTCGTCTCGGATGGTGAACGGACGGCTACGAAGACAGTCTTCACCGCCCTGGGCGCCCGTCAGCCGCTTAATCTCGATCTGGCACCGTTTGCCGGACGCGAGGTGACCGTCACCCTGTTGGCGGGAGCAGGTCCGGCCAATGACGCCACGAAGGACCAGGGCCTCTGGTATCATCCGCGCATTGTGACGTCTGCCCCGGGAGCAGAAGATTCCGCTCTGGCCTTTGTGTCGGGGAAGAGCCCGTGGCGCTGGTTGGCCGTGGACGGGGAGTTGATGGAGATCGCCCAACTGCCGCAGGAGGGTGATCGGCGATTGGCGTCCGGTTTGCCCACGCCCGATTGCTTGCTGTTTCTCGCGCAAGCGCCCTTTCCCGCCGAGGTGCCGGGGGTCCTGGATGAGGCGCCCGTGGCCTATACCGTCATGGACCGCTACGGTTACGTCGAGGGCGAGCGCGGCGGGCTGACGTTGCCGCGGCTGAGCCGGGCGATTGTTCCGGCTGGCTCGGTGGTTCGTGTAGATATCCCCTTGAGCCTGCAGGAGCTTACCTCTCCGGTCGTGGTGGAGATCGATCTGTCATTGGCGGCTCCGAGTCCCCAGCTCAAGCTGGAGTTGCGGTGGAACGGCCACCGGATCACGCTCCATCAAGAGGAAGAGGAGCCGGGCTCCTTTGTTTTCCGCAGTGAGCCGGTCGATATCCCGGGTGGTGTCGGCCTGCTGAGCCTGACTCTTGATGCCAAGGCCTGCCGCAGTGATGTCACATTGGCATCTCTGGAAGTGTTGATGGATACAGATTTTTGA
- a CDS encoding LamG-like jellyroll fold domain-containing protein, with protein MPPTLLTTVLASLLLPAALAAETVMEWTFSNQTPGSLIQTATSTGSQQVPLTSPVAFEPEAVQTGETVSAGFTAAKRQMLLSEATNVLAFEANQPFTIELWFQYHSTSDSGRSMLSNRAFKSQDPAMPGITLMIRGTGSSGARGVGAFIDFGDQDVFLTSTTPLEPDTWHHLAVRRDEKGRLDLVVDHKSVDSAKTTQNGPLHSPQPLFIGRTANSTSADGYFDGIIQAVRVSNAFVYAKDFLTNRAE; from the coding sequence ATGCCCCCTACCCTCTTGACCACCGTCCTGGCCAGCCTGCTGTTGCCAGCCGCGCTCGCAGCGGAAACCGTCATGGAATGGACCTTCTCCAACCAGACGCCCGGCAGCCTTATCCAAACGGCCACCAGCACGGGAAGCCAGCAGGTACCCCTGACCTCTCCGGTAGCCTTCGAGCCAGAAGCGGTGCAGACCGGAGAAACCGTCTCGGCCGGCTTTACGGCGGCGAAGCGCCAAATGCTGCTGAGCGAGGCAACCAATGTACTCGCCTTTGAGGCCAACCAGCCGTTCACGATAGAACTCTGGTTCCAATACCACAGCACCTCCGACAGTGGCCGCTCCATGTTGAGCAACCGCGCCTTCAAAAGCCAGGACCCGGCAATGCCGGGCATAACGCTCATGATCAGAGGCACCGGATCGTCAGGGGCAAGAGGAGTCGGAGCGTTTATTGATTTCGGAGACCAGGATGTATTCCTGACCTCCACCACCCCGCTGGAACCTGACACCTGGCATCATCTGGCTGTACGCCGCGACGAGAAAGGCCGCCTCGACCTCGTGGTGGACCACAAGAGTGTGGACAGCGCAAAGACCACCCAGAATGGCCCCCTGCACTCTCCCCAACCTCTCTTCATTGGCCGCACCGCCAACAGCACCAGCGCCGACGGGTACTTTGACGGCATCATCCAGGCGGTACGGGTCTCGAACGCGTTCGTGTACGCAAAGGATTTTCTGACCAACCGGGCTGAATAA
- a CDS encoding LamG domain-containing protein: MKNRIPHIPAVFAASFALTAVALPEVSAQTTLAEWILSYPSGTVNSVTSTGDNATTVTAPSGNEPSGAMYGEYAGTSFNPSGSGDWLQSSGVVPYLNFAASSAFTIEAWVYAESISSVGRNILSNRTVGSIDPTNPGFSLYQRGTAAGSGSGELGFIVDFGSAAVVVNSTGTAMSLDTWHHVAVTRTETGVITLYLDGSVVGQNTASNIGAIVSQDSTYIGRAANSGDVNSMWDGGINVVRISDAALAPANFVALQAAIPEPSQFAAAAALMTLLFVYVRRRRS; the protein is encoded by the coding sequence ATGAAGAATAGAATCCCTCATATTCCGGCAGTGTTTGCCGCTTCTTTCGCTCTCACGGCGGTCGCTCTGCCAGAAGTGAGTGCTCAGACAACCTTGGCAGAGTGGATACTCTCGTATCCCTCCGGCACCGTGAACAGCGTGACCAGCACCGGCGACAATGCCACGACCGTAACTGCTCCCAGCGGCAACGAGCCGTCCGGGGCCATGTACGGCGAGTATGCCGGTACCAGCTTCAACCCTTCGGGTTCGGGCGACTGGTTGCAGTCCTCAGGCGTGGTGCCGTACCTGAATTTCGCTGCCAGCAGCGCCTTCACCATTGAGGCTTGGGTTTATGCTGAGTCCATTTCTTCGGTTGGACGGAATATTCTCAGTAACCGCACCGTTGGCTCTATCGACCCGACTAATCCCGGCTTCTCGCTCTATCAGCGTGGGACCGCTGCTGGTTCGGGTTCCGGTGAGCTTGGCTTTATTGTTGATTTCGGTTCTGCGGCCGTCGTGGTGAATTCGACGGGTACTGCGATGTCATTGGATACGTGGCACCATGTGGCTGTTACACGCACCGAGACAGGTGTCATCACTCTCTATCTGGATGGTAGTGTCGTCGGCCAGAATACAGCTTCCAATATTGGAGCAATCGTATCCCAAGACAGCACCTATATTGGTCGTGCCGCAAACAGTGGCGATGTAAACTCCATGTGGGATGGCGGGATCAATGTCGTACGGATATCGGATGCGGCGCTGGCACCAGCCAACTTTGTCGCGCTGCAGGCGGCAATCCCCGAGCCCTCGCAGTTCGCCGCGGCAGCCGCGTTGATGACGCTTCTGTTTGTTTATGTCCGCCGTCGGCGCAGCTAG
- a CDS encoding lactonase family protein yields the protein MSTPAGEVLHLYVGSYTEAPSPAPAPQGAGISVLAFSERTGALDLVGSVPAINPSYLALNASGTHLYAVQERSLEGGPAVCAYRMDATSSLPVLLNAQPLPDGYPCHLAVSPDGRELAVACYEGGSVCLLPIAEDGKLGAVSQVLRACGSGPHPVRQEGPHAHMVHYLDGDSLLATDLGTDSLRAYRRDGAAWSLDVALALPPGSGTRHFARHPDGNHLAVVGELTGVVSLLRRHHGRWELVASARTLPADHAGSISAAAIRFSPDGGELYVSHRGGNAIARLDCNILTGHLQLREMIPCAGRCPRDFILSPDGKWLLAAGQDSSTIEVLRREGRGGAWIAQQTFPLGTPVCLVGRVLGSI from the coding sequence ATGAGCACGCCCGCCGGGGAGGTTTTGCACCTGTATGTCGGCAGCTACACCGAGGCGCCGTCACCGGCCCCCGCTCCCCAGGGCGCAGGGATCTCCGTCCTGGCTTTTTCGGAAAGGACGGGGGCGTTGGATCTCGTTGGAAGCGTGCCGGCGATCAACCCGAGCTACCTCGCTCTGAATGCGTCAGGAACCCATCTGTACGCGGTGCAGGAGCGTTCGCTCGAAGGCGGTCCCGCCGTCTGTGCCTACCGGATGGATGCGACTTCGTCTTTGCCCGTGCTGCTGAACGCTCAGCCGCTGCCGGATGGCTACCCGTGCCACCTGGCGGTGTCTCCGGATGGCCGCGAGCTCGCCGTTGCCTGCTATGAGGGGGGAAGTGTCTGCCTCCTGCCGATCGCCGAAGACGGGAAGCTGGGAGCCGTCAGCCAGGTGCTGCGCGCTTGCGGCAGCGGACCGCATCCAGTCCGGCAAGAGGGGCCGCATGCGCACATGGTTCACTACCTCGATGGCGATTCACTCCTGGCCACGGACCTGGGCACGGACTCGCTGCGAGCCTACCGGCGTGACGGCGCGGCGTGGAGCCTTGACGTTGCGCTCGCGTTGCCGCCGGGGAGCGGCACGCGCCACTTTGCCCGCCACCCTGACGGAAACCATCTAGCCGTGGTGGGGGAGTTGACGGGGGTTGTTTCTTTATTACGAAGGCATCACGGGCGCTGGGAACTGGTTGCGTCCGCGCGCACGCTGCCCGCGGATCACGCCGGGTCCATCAGTGCGGCCGCGATCCGTTTTTCCCCGGACGGCGGCGAACTCTACGTCTCTCACCGCGGGGGCAATGCCATTGCCCGACTTGATTGCAATATACTCACCGGCCATCTGCAACTGCGTGAGATGATCCCCTGTGCGGGCCGTTGCCCCCGCGACTTTATCCTGTCCCCTGATGGCAAGTGGCTGCTCGCGGCCGGTCAGGATTCCTCCACGATCGAGGTGTTGCGTCGCGAAGGCCGCGGCGGCGCGTGGATCGCGCAGCAGACATTCCCCCTCGGAACTCCGGTCTGTCTGGTTGGACGAGTTTTAGGCAGCATTTAG
- a CDS encoding LacI family DNA-binding transcriptional regulator — MAPRRTQRDIAERLGLHVTTVSKALRGDERIAQATRERIRREAENIGYVPDPALSSLIAYRQRKSTAYRASIGWIFNHDRQTDMSIFPGYADILRGARERARRLGYAVDEFWLHEDGLSEKRLAAILDTRHIAGVVIAPQMRRGTPLHLPWHRLAAVSIGHTLLEPELPVVATDHFRAMTSLLDTLRKRDYRRIGLALWREDNERMDRRAQSAFLAYSEGLDVTVALYEQLERERFLDWVNKHELDAVVVRDATPLDWLTQAGYRVPEQIGVAAYTLPGEHARLSGIYHNHARVGELAVDRLAQMLQFGERGLPECPDRLLVSASWREGGTVRLSPAMTHPYDNKGRFTEELG; from the coding sequence ATGGCTCCGCGCAGGACACAACGGGACATCGCCGAACGGCTGGGCCTTCACGTCACGACCGTGTCGAAGGCGCTGCGCGGAGACGAGCGCATCGCCCAGGCCACCCGCGAGCGGATCCGGCGCGAAGCGGAAAACATCGGCTATGTGCCGGACCCGGCGCTGTCCTCGCTCATCGCCTACCGGCAGCGCAAAAGCACCGCCTATCGCGCCAGTATCGGCTGGATTTTCAACCATGACCGCCAGACCGACATGAGCATTTTTCCCGGCTACGCCGACATCCTGCGCGGGGCGCGGGAACGGGCCCGGCGGCTCGGGTACGCCGTGGATGAATTCTGGCTGCATGAGGACGGGCTCAGTGAAAAGCGCCTGGCCGCCATCCTCGACACCCGCCACATCGCGGGCGTGGTCATCGCGCCGCAGATGCGCCGGGGCACGCCTTTGCACTTGCCCTGGCACCGCCTGGCGGCGGTCAGCATCGGCCACACCCTGCTGGAGCCGGAGCTGCCGGTGGTGGCGACGGATCATTTCCGCGCCATGACCTCGCTGCTGGATACCCTCCGCAAGCGGGACTACCGCCGGATCGGGCTCGCTCTCTGGCGCGAGGACAACGAGCGGATGGACCGCCGGGCGCAGTCGGCCTTCCTGGCCTACAGCGAGGGGCTGGACGTGACGGTGGCGCTCTACGAGCAGTTGGAGCGGGAGCGCTTCCTGGACTGGGTAAACAAGCATGAACTGGACGCGGTGGTGGTGCGCGATGCGACCCCGCTGGACTGGCTGACGCAGGCGGGCTACCGCGTCCCGGAGCAAATCGGAGTCGCCGCCTACACCTTGCCCGGCGAGCACGCGCGCCTGTCCGGCATCTATCATAATCACGCCCGCGTCGGCGAACTGGCGGTGGACCGCTTGGCGCAGATGCTCCAGTTCGGTGAGCGTGGCTTGCCGGAATGCCCGGATCGGCTGCTGGTGTCGGCCAGTTGGCGCGAGGGCGGGACGGTACGTCTTTCCCCGGCCATGACGCATCCCTATGACAACAAAGGCCGTTTCACGGAGGAACTCGGATGA
- a CDS encoding SDR family NAD(P)-dependent oxidoreductase: MSLLLGKTAVITGAAHGIGLTIAQTFAREGARIAMGDIDLPALEREAAAIRQQYAVEVRAVACDVTSSAEVGHLIATAVEKLGGCDILVNNAAVALGGTITDMSEEDWQRVLNTNLTSAFRTIRAALPHMLAKGVGSIINMASTQAHRSWPHWTAYAAAKGGLLAMTTQLAGEFAARGIRVNALSPGAINTPMNERRMREEGPQLRERLSAMHAMERMGEPDEVAAAALFLASDAASFITGQDIKVDGGLCTLPRYHEPEQ; encoded by the coding sequence ATGAGCCTGCTTCTCGGAAAAACCGCCGTGATCACCGGCGCGGCCCACGGCATCGGCCTCACCATCGCCCAGACCTTCGCCCGCGAGGGCGCCCGTATCGCCATGGGCGACATCGATCTGCCCGCGCTGGAGCGCGAGGCGGCGGCCATCCGGCAACAGTACGCCGTCGAGGTGCGCGCCGTTGCCTGCGATGTAACCTCCAGCGCCGAGGTCGGGCACTTGATCGCCACGGCGGTCGAAAAGCTGGGCGGCTGCGATATTTTAGTCAACAACGCCGCCGTCGCCCTCGGTGGCACGATCACCGACATGTCCGAGGAGGACTGGCAGCGCGTGCTGAACACCAACCTCACCAGCGCCTTCCGGACGATCCGCGCCGCGCTCCCCCACATGCTGGCAAAAGGCGTGGGCAGCATCATCAACATGGCCTCCACCCAGGCCCACCGCAGCTGGCCGCACTGGACGGCCTACGCCGCCGCCAAGGGCGGCCTGCTCGCCATGACCACGCAGCTCGCGGGCGAGTTCGCCGCCCGCGGCATCCGCGTCAACGCGCTCTCGCCGGGCGCGATCAACACCCCGATGAACGAACGCCGCATGCGCGAAGAGGGGCCGCAGCTGCGCGAACGCCTCAGCGCGATGCACGCGATGGAGCGCATGGGTGAACCGGACGAGGTCGCCGCCGCCGCGCTTTTTCTGGCCAGCGACGCCGCCAGTTTCATCACCGGACAGGACATCAAGGTCGATGGCGGTCTGTGCACCCTGCCCCGCTACCACGAACCCGAACAGTAA
- a CDS encoding CaiB/BaiF CoA transferase family protein yields the protein MPQALEGLKVLDFTQLLQGPYATQMLGDLGADVIKIEKPGSGDIYRKLTFFNEWIGGDESLCFLPCNRNKRSLALDLKSPEAADVIQRLAREADIVVENFRPGVMDRLGYGYEALHKLNPRLIYCSATGWGPDGPYRDRPGQDLLVQGLAGVVMASGQRSHGPVAVGTALSDQLGALHIVYSVLAALYYREKTGHGQRIEVNLLQSVLAYCMQDFFTVHNGGRSFERPDSGIAHPGNGAPFGIYRTADGYLSIAMNPWPKVVEALGEPDLLRYDDQQVLFDQRDEVFHAIEAVTVTRTTAEWLDIMLALDLWVAPVNEQKDVADDPQVRHLHAFREIEHPKAGRLRVTDIPFRMSETPGDIRRPPPLIGEHSREILEECGLSPEQIDALYEKGTVTTEALTPSPSQP from the coding sequence ATGCCCCAAGCCCTCGAAGGACTCAAGGTCCTGGACTTCACGCAACTGCTCCAGGGCCCTTACGCCACGCAGATGCTCGGCGACCTCGGCGCCGATGTCATCAAGATCGAAAAGCCCGGCAGCGGGGACATCTACCGCAAGCTGACCTTTTTTAACGAATGGATCGGCGGCGACGAGAGCCTGTGCTTCCTGCCCTGCAACCGCAACAAGCGCTCCCTCGCCCTCGACCTGAAAAGCCCGGAAGCCGCCGACGTCATTCAGCGCCTGGCCCGCGAGGCGGACATCGTCGTGGAGAACTTCCGGCCCGGCGTGATGGACCGCCTCGGCTACGGGTACGAGGCCCTGCACAAACTTAACCCGCGGCTCATCTATTGCTCGGCCACCGGCTGGGGACCGGACGGCCCCTACCGCGACCGGCCCGGACAGGACCTGCTCGTGCAGGGGCTGGCCGGCGTGGTCATGGCCAGCGGCCAGCGCAGCCACGGCCCCGTCGCCGTGGGCACGGCGCTCAGCGACCAGCTCGGCGCACTGCACATCGTTTACAGCGTGCTGGCCGCGCTCTATTACCGCGAAAAAACCGGCCACGGCCAGCGCATCGAGGTCAACCTGTTGCAATCCGTGCTGGCCTACTGCATGCAGGACTTTTTCACCGTGCACAACGGCGGGCGCAGTTTCGAGCGGCCCGACTCGGGCATCGCTCATCCCGGCAACGGCGCCCCCTTCGGCATCTACCGCACCGCCGACGGCTACCTGTCCATCGCCATGAACCCGTGGCCGAAGGTCGTCGAAGCCCTCGGCGAGCCCGACCTGCTGCGCTACGACGATCAGCAGGTGCTCTTCGACCAACGCGACGAGGTTTTTCACGCCATTGAGGCCGTCACCGTCACACGCACCACCGCCGAGTGGCTCGACATCATGCTGGCGCTCGACCTGTGGGTCGCCCCGGTCAACGAACAAAAGGACGTCGCCGACGATCCGCAGGTGCGGCACCTGCATGCCTTTCGCGAGATCGAGCACCCCAAGGCCGGACGCCTGCGCGTGACGGACATTCCCTTTCGCATGAGCGAGACGCCCGGCGACATTCGCCGCCCACCACCGCTCATCGGCGAGCACAGCCGGGAGATCCTCGAAGAGTGCGGACTCAGCCCCGAGCAGATCGACGCGCTTTACGAAAAGGGCACGGTGACGACCGAAGCACTCACTCCCAGCCCCTCCCAGCCATGA
- a CDS encoding enoyl-CoA hydratase/isomerase family protein yields the protein MNETPLLLSVEDRVATLTFNRPDKLNAMNARMMDALLEALEHTQTDEEVRVVVITGAGKAFMAGADITEYAQQSRADFNRFQSRGRSVYAAIEGHRCPVIAAVNGYAFGGGLEIALACDLVLATDGARAGLPEIQLNLIPGGGGTQRLPKKIGLNRALEMLVTGEPVEVRTLADWGLVNHVFAKETFAAEVRDFAQKIAQREPAPVRMLKQLAHAAWGGVDAAHLAMETQLLEGYYLSEAGQRQIQAFYQRSLQRQARS from the coding sequence ATGAACGAGACTCCCCTCCTCCTTTCGGTCGAAGACCGTGTGGCCACCCTCACCTTTAACCGGCCCGATAAGCTCAACGCCATGAACGCGCGCATGATGGACGCGCTGCTGGAGGCGCTGGAGCACACGCAGACCGACGAGGAGGTGCGCGTGGTCGTCATCACCGGCGCGGGCAAGGCCTTCATGGCCGGGGCCGACATCACCGAGTACGCGCAGCAGAGCCGCGCCGACTTCAACCGCTTCCAGTCGCGCGGGCGCTCCGTCTATGCCGCCATCGAGGGGCACCGCTGCCCGGTCATCGCCGCGGTCAATGGCTACGCCTTCGGCGGGGGGCTGGAGATCGCCCTGGCCTGCGACCTCGTCCTGGCCACCGACGGCGCCCGCGCCGGCCTGCCCGAGATCCAGCTCAATCTCATCCCCGGCGGCGGCGGCACCCAACGCCTGCCGAAAAAAATCGGCCTCAACCGCGCCCTGGAGATGCTGGTCACCGGGGAGCCCGTCGAGGTGCGAACGCTCGCGGACTGGGGACTGGTCAACCATGTCTTTGCGAAGGAAACGTTCGCCGCAGAAGTCCGGGACTTTGCCCAAAAGATCGCTCAACGCGAACCCGCCCCCGTGCGCATGCTCAAGCAACTGGCCCACGCGGCCTGGGGCGGCGTGGACGCCGCCCACCTGGCGATGGAGACCCAACTGCTGGAGGGCTACTACCTCTCCGAAGCCGGGCAGCGGCAGATCCAGGCGTTTTACCAGCGCAGCCTTCAGCGGCAGGCCCGGTCATGA